Proteins encoded together in one Sulfitobacter pontiacus window:
- a CDS encoding manganese/iron ABC transporter ATP-binding protein codes for MHPAPTTTPDASLAPDAIGIKATDVTVTYRNGHTALYDASFEIPRGTITALVGVNGAGKSTLFKAIMGFVPAAQGQITLLGKTVKQALRENLVAYVPQSEEVDWAFPVLVQDVVMMGRYGHMGFLRRPKAADHAAVDDALRRVNMTDFRHRQIGELSGGQRKRVFLARALAQNGQVILLDEPFTGVDVKTEDQIIDLLRELRDEGRVMLVSTHNLGSVPEFCDRTVLVKGTVLAYGPTETVFTHDNLETAFGGVLRHFTLGGQDLHDDDDGRELRIITDDERPFVHYGERIDTSEDDT; via the coding sequence ATGCACCCCGCCCCCACGACGACCCCAGATGCCAGCCTTGCGCCCGACGCGATCGGCATCAAGGCCACCGATGTGACCGTGACCTATCGCAACGGCCACACCGCGCTTTATGATGCCAGCTTCGAGATCCCGCGCGGTACGATCACGGCGCTGGTCGGGGTGAACGGGGCGGGGAAATCCACGCTGTTCAAGGCGATCATGGGCTTTGTGCCCGCGGCGCAGGGGCAGATCACCCTGCTGGGCAAGACCGTCAAACAGGCGTTGCGAGAAAACCTTGTGGCCTATGTCCCGCAGTCAGAAGAGGTCGATTGGGCCTTTCCGGTGCTGGTGCAGGATGTGGTAATGATGGGGCGCTATGGGCATATGGGGTTTCTGCGCCGTCCCAAAGCCGCCGATCATGCGGCGGTGGACGATGCTCTGCGCCGCGTCAACATGACCGATTTCCGCCATCGCCAGATCGGAGAGTTGTCTGGCGGGCAGCGCAAACGCGTTTTTCTGGCGCGCGCCTTGGCGCAGAACGGGCAGGTGATCCTGCTGGACGAACCCTTTACCGGCGTAGACGTGAAGACCGAGGACCAGATCATCGACCTGCTGCGCGAGTTGCGCGACGAAGGGCGGGTGATGCTGGTGTCGACGCATAACCTGGGCTCTGTCCCGGAATTCTGTGACCGGACCGTCTTGGTCAAGGGCACGGTGCTGGCCTATGGGCCGACGGAAACGGTCTTTACCCATGACAATCTGGAAACGGCTTTTGGCGGGGTGCTGCGGCACTTTACCCTTGGGGGGCAAGACCTGCACGATGATGACGACGGGCGCGAGCTGCGGATCATCACCGACGACGAACGCCCCTTCGTGCATTACGGCGAACGCATCGACACCTCCGAGGACGACACATGA
- a CDS encoding metal ABC transporter permease, translated as MIDLLLEPFSYDYMFNAMWVSAMVGAVCAFLSCYLMLKGWSLIGDALSHSVVPGVAGAYMLGLPFALGAFLAGGMAAGAMLFLSGRSGLKIDVIIGIIFTAFFGLGLFMVSLSPMSVSIQTIIMGNILAIAPQDIVQLAIIGVVCLTVLLLKWKDLMVTFFDENHARSIGLRPELLKAVFFMLLSAAVVAAMMTVGAFLVIAMVVTPGATAYLLCDRFPRLIIVSVLIGTITSFLGAYASYFLDGATGGVIVTLQTAIFLLAFVFAPKHGVLAARRKAAAALKSLRDGVAP; from the coding sequence ATGATCGACCTGCTGCTAGAGCCGTTCAGCTATGATTATATGTTCAACGCCATGTGGGTGTCAGCGATGGTGGGGGCGGTTTGCGCCTTTCTGTCGTGCTATCTGATGCTCAAGGGCTGGTCGCTGATCGGCGACGCGCTGAGCCATTCTGTCGTGCCCGGTGTGGCCGGGGCCTATATGCTGGGGCTACCCTTCGCGCTTGGCGCGTTTCTGGCGGGCGGCATGGCGGCGGGGGCGATGCTGTTTCTGTCGGGGCGGTCGGGGCTGAAGATCGACGTGATCATCGGCATCATCTTTACCGCATTTTTCGGCCTGGGCCTTTTCATGGTGTCGCTATCGCCCATGTCGGTCAGCATCCAGACCATCATCATGGGCAATATCCTTGCCATCGCGCCGCAGGATATCGTGCAGTTGGCGATCATCGGGGTTGTCTGTCTGACCGTGCTGCTGCTGAAGTGGAAAGACCTGATGGTCACCTTCTTTGACGAAAACCACGCACGCTCCATCGGGTTGCGTCCCGAGCTGTTGAAGGCGGTGTTCTTCATGCTGCTGTCGGCGGCGGTGGTGGCGGCGATGATGACCGTCGGGGCCTTTCTGGTGATCGCCATGGTCGTGACGCCGGGGGCGACGGCCTATCTGCTGTGTGACCGTTTCCCGCGGCTGATCATCGTATCGGTGCTGATCGGCACGATCACCAGCTTTCTGGGGGCCTATGCCAGCTATTTTCTGGACGGGGCGACAGGCGGGGTGATCGTCACGCTGCAAACCGCGATCTTCCTGCTGGCCTTTGTCTTTGCGCCCAAACACGGTGTGCTGGCCGCGCGGCGAAAGGCTGCGGCGGCGCTCAAATCCTTGCGAGACGGGGTGGCCCCATGA
- a CDS encoding carbohydrate ABC transporter permease has product MKHHDSRGWLFVAPACLLLGVVGLIPLVTVINYSFFEIFTLQSRFWIGTEWFRDLITAPRFWASFGRSALFSTFVLCIQIPLGVALALCIPRGRIWAGAALAVLSLPLLVPWNMIPALWLSLMDGDTGILGQWLAGYGWPAAWKDSAVLTWLVILAMDTWHWTSLVVILAYSALTTIPDPLYQAAAIDGARPWQVFRHIQLPRLQHVLLMAVLLRFMDSFMIYTEAFPINAGGPAEASLFLAVDLGEEIKAFNYGPSAARSVLYFLIVLSVAWVFTKVQAKLDDPKPGVP; this is encoded by the coding sequence ATGAAGCACCATGACTCGCGCGGCTGGCTTTTTGTCGCCCCCGCCTGCCTCTTGCTGGGGGTGGTCGGGCTGATCCCGCTGGTCACCGTCATCAACTATTCGTTTTTCGAGATTTTCACCCTGCAATCGCGCTTCTGGATCGGCACCGAATGGTTTCGCGACCTGATCACCGCACCGCGTTTCTGGGCGAGCTTCGGGCGCAGCGCGCTGTTCTCGACCTTCGTGCTGTGCATCCAGATCCCGCTGGGGGTCGCGCTGGCCCTGTGCATCCCGCGCGGACGGATCTGGGCGGGGGCGGCCTTGGCTGTGCTGTCGCTGCCGCTGCTCGTACCGTGGAATATGATCCCTGCGCTCTGGTTGAGCCTGATGGATGGCGACACAGGTATTTTGGGGCAGTGGCTGGCGGGCTACGGCTGGCCTGCCGCGTGGAAGGACAGCGCCGTGCTGACCTGGCTGGTGATCTTGGCAATGGACACGTGGCACTGGACCAGCCTTGTCGTCATCCTCGCCTATAGCGCGCTGACCACGATCCCCGATCCGCTTTATCAGGCGGCCGCCATCGATGGGGCGCGCCCGTGGCAGGTGTTTCGCCACATCCAGTTGCCGCGGTTGCAGCATGTGCTGCTCATGGCGGTGCTGCTGCGGTTCATGGACAGTTTCATGATCTACACGGAGGCCTTTCCGATCAATGCCGGCGGCCCGGCCGAGGCCAGCCTGTTCCTCGCCGTGGATCTGGGCGAAGAGATCAAGGCGTTCAACTACGGCCCCTCGGCCGCGCGGTCGGTGCTATATTTCCTGATCGTGCTGTCGGTTGCATGGGTCTTTACCAAGGTGCAGGCGAAGCTTGACGATCCCAAACCGGGGGTGCCGTGA
- a CDS encoding carbohydrate ABC transporter permease: MIPRRAWPVIKLALLGAFILFTILPLVQMTVLSFTATLAQDGLSLGETTLRNYRAIWADPSLRAAFGNSVAYVLINIAITIPVALPAAFAFARLSFLGDKHLFFSFIAFRITPPVVLTLPIFQLFSVLGIVNSVTGIALAHCLFNLPVSIWILQGFIAAVPREMDETAFLDGYSRPRYIWKILLPQIAPGIAVTAFFCFMFSWVEVVFARILTTTNGKPISMALSAMFGFQTDIGMVMAFTLTSMLPGALLLFAMRNHLSRGFKVGRV; the protein is encoded by the coding sequence ATGATACCGCGTCGGGCATGGCCCGTGATCAAACTGGCGCTGCTGGGGGCGTTCATCCTCTTTACCATCCTGCCGCTGGTGCAGATGACGGTGTTAAGCTTTACCGCGACGCTGGCGCAGGACGGGCTGAGCTTGGGCGAGACGACGCTGCGCAACTATCGCGCCATCTGGGCCGACCCGAGCTTGCGCGCGGCCTTTGGCAATTCAGTCGCCTATGTGCTGATCAATATCGCGATCACCATCCCCGTCGCCCTGCCCGCAGCCTTTGCCTTTGCGCGGCTGTCGTTTCTGGGGGACAAACACCTGTTCTTCAGCTTCATCGCCTTTCGCATCACCCCGCCCGTAGTGCTGACCCTGCCGATTTTCCAGCTTTTCTCGGTGCTTGGCATCGTCAACTCGGTCACCGGCATCGCGCTGGCCCATTGTCTGTTCAACCTGCCGGTATCGATCTGGATTCTGCAGGGCTTCATCGCCGCCGTCCCGCGCGAGATGGACGAGACGGCCTTCCTTGATGGCTATTCGCGCCCCCGCTACATCTGGAAAATCCTGCTACCGCAGATCGCGCCCGGCATCGCGGTGACTGCGTTTTTCTGCTTTATGTTCAGCTGGGTAGAAGTCGTCTTTGCCCGCATCCTGACCACCACCAACGGCAAGCCGATCTCTATGGCGCTCAGCGCGATGTTCGGCTTTCAGACGGATATCGGGATGGTCATGGCCTTCACGCTGACATCTATGTTGCCCGGCGCATTGCTGCTGTTTGCCATGCGCAACCATCTGTCCCGCGGGTTCAAGGTCGGGCGGGTCTAG
- a CDS encoding DegQ family serine endoprotease, with translation MQPKAVSLSRTDAISPQIKWLMMGMLALAFVLMQAVVALAKPESLAPLAEKISPSVVNITTSTTVEGRTGPRGIVPEGSPFEDFFKEFRDRNNGGEAPAPRKSSALGSGFVISEDGFVVTNNHVIEGADEITIEFFTGLELKAEVIGTDPNTDIALLKVEAPSALPFVSFGDSNAARVGDWVLAMGNPLGQGFSVSAGIVSARNRALSGTYDDYIQTDAAINRGNSGGPLFNMDGEVIGVNTAILSPNGGSIGIGFSMASNVVTRVVNQLKEFGETRRGWLGVRIQDVTQDVADAMGLAKASGALITDVPDGPAKDAGLKTGDVILSFAGVEVEDTRGLVRQVGNSTVGASVRVTVLREGKSQTLKVKLGRREDAEGAGASASEPEDEAEPEAPASKSVLGLTITPLTDDLRTELGADDSVEGLAVTEVDEMSEAFEKGLRVGDIITEAGQQPILSITDLEDRITEAKDGGRKSLLLLVRRAGDPRFVALGLGD, from the coding sequence ATGCAGCCAAAGGCCGTTTCCCTGTCGCGTACCGACGCAATATCGCCCCAGATCAAATGGTTGATGATGGGTATGCTGGCGCTGGCTTTTGTCCTGATGCAGGCCGTGGTCGCACTGGCCAAACCCGAAAGCCTTGCGCCGCTTGCGGAAAAGATCAGCCCGTCGGTCGTGAATATCACCACCTCCACCACCGTTGAAGGGCGCACGGGCCCCCGTGGCATCGTACCCGAAGGCTCCCCCTTCGAGGATTTCTTCAAGGAATTCCGTGACCGCAACAATGGTGGCGAAGCCCCCGCGCCACGCAAATCTTCGGCGCTTGGGTCGGGGTTTGTCATCTCTGAAGACGGGTTCGTCGTGACCAACAACCACGTGATCGAAGGCGCGGACGAGATTACCATCGAGTTTTTCACCGGTCTTGAACTGAAGGCCGAAGTCATCGGCACCGACCCCAACACCGATATCGCCCTGCTTAAGGTTGAAGCCCCAAGTGCGCTGCCGTTCGTCAGCTTTGGCGACAGCAATGCCGCCCGCGTTGGTGACTGGGTGCTGGCCATGGGGAACCCGCTGGGGCAGGGGTTTTCCGTCTCGGCCGGAATCGTCTCGGCGCGCAACCGTGCTTTGTCGGGCACCTACGATGACTATATCCAGACGGATGCTGCCATTAACCGCGGCAACTCCGGCGGGCCGTTGTTCAATATGGACGGCGAAGTTATCGGCGTGAACACCGCGATCCTGTCGCCCAACGGCGGCTCCATCGGGATCGGTTTCTCGATGGCGTCGAATGTCGTGACGCGTGTTGTGAACCAGCTTAAGGAATTCGGCGAAACCCGTCGCGGCTGGTTGGGTGTGCGTATTCAGGACGTTACCCAGGATGTGGCCGACGCGATGGGGCTTGCCAAAGCGTCCGGCGCGTTGATCACCGATGTACCGGACGGCCCTGCCAAGGATGCGGGCCTGAAAACCGGTGATGTGATCCTCAGCTTTGCAGGGGTCGAGGTTGAAGACACCCGCGGTCTGGTCCGTCAGGTGGGCAATAGCACCGTCGGGGCCTCGGTCCGCGTGACTGTCCTGCGCGAGGGGAAATCCCAGACGCTCAAGGTCAAGCTGGGCCGCCGCGAAGATGCCGAGGGGGCAGGGGCGTCTGCGTCTGAGCCAGAGGATGAGGCAGAGCCCGAAGCGCCTGCGTCAAAGTCGGTGCTTGGTCTGACAATCACGCCGCTGACGGATGATCTGCGTACCGAACTTGGGGCGGATGATTCAGTCGAGGGTCTGGCCGTGACCGAGGTGGACGAGATGTCGGAAGCCTTCGAGAAAGGCCTGCGTGTCGGGGACATCATCACAGAGGCGGGCCAACAGCCGATCCTGTCCATCACCGATCTGGAGGACCGGATCACCGAGGCCAAAGACGGCGGCCGCAAGTCGCTGTTGCTGTTGGTGCGCCGCGCAGGTGACCCGCGCTTTGTGGCCCTGGGTCTGGGCGACTAA
- a CDS encoding DeoR/GlpR family DNA-binding transcription regulator, with translation MSNFRQREILELARKDGKVTVDGLAEAYNVTVQTIRRDLSELAESGKLERVHGGAVIPSGVVNIVYDERRRLNEEGKRAIAEHCAQAIPHGASVFMNIGTSTEAVAQEMLHHENLLVVTNNLNIANILAANQSCEIILTGGVLRRADGGMVGGLTAEMVKQFKFDFSVLGCSAIDADGDLLDFDGQEVLVSRSAIGRSRTVMVVADHLKFQRKAPLTICSLRDVNTLFTDHHLPDALKAECAGWGTSVVTA, from the coding sequence ATGTCAAATTTCAGACAGCGCGAGATTTTGGAGCTGGCGCGCAAGGACGGCAAAGTCACCGTCGACGGGCTGGCAGAGGCGTATAATGTCACCGTGCAGACCATCCGCCGCGACCTGTCCGAGCTTGCTGAAAGCGGCAAGCTGGAACGGGTGCATGGCGGCGCGGTGATCCCGTCGGGGGTGGTGAATATCGTCTATGACGAACGCCGCCGCCTGAACGAGGAAGGCAAACGCGCCATCGCCGAACATTGTGCGCAGGCGATCCCGCATGGGGCGTCGGTGTTCATGAACATCGGCACCAGTACCGAAGCGGTCGCGCAGGAGATGCTGCATCACGAAAACCTGCTAGTCGTGACGAACAACCTCAACATCGCCAATATCCTCGCCGCCAACCAAAGCTGCGAGATCATCCTGACGGGCGGCGTCTTGCGCCGTGCGGATGGCGGCATGGTCGGCGGGCTGACCGCCGAGATGGTCAAACAGTTCAAGTTCGATTTCTCGGTTCTGGGCTGTTCTGCCATTGATGCGGATGGCGATCTGCTGGATTTCGACGGGCAAGAGGTGCTGGTCAGCCGGTCCGCCATCGGGCGGTCACGCACGGTGATGGTCGTGGCCGACCACCTGAAGTTCCAGCGCAAGGCCCCGCTGACGATCTGTTCGCTGCGCGATGTGAACACGTTGTTCACCGACCACCACCTGCCCGATGCGCTGAAGGCGGAATGCGCGGGCTGGGGCACCTCGGTTGTGACGGCCTGA
- a CDS encoding metal ABC transporter permease, with the protein MIETLLFPFQFPFMQNAFWIVLLVAPPTALLSCFLVLKGWALMGDAVSHAVLPGVVLAWITGLPLIVGAFAAGMSCAMLTGYLSYNSRIKQDTVMGVVFSGMFGIGIIMYTSITTNQHLDHVLFGNMLGVGAQDLWTAGLISAFVTAFLVLKWKDLLLHAFDPAQAQASGLHTGVLHYGLLAVLSLTIVATLTATGLILAVALLVTPGAIAFLVVRSFGPMLIVSVLVCLLSMFAGVYASFFLDSAPAPTIVLILTVIFVLAFINRLLVTRRTSRQAARG; encoded by the coding sequence ATGATCGAGACGTTGCTGTTCCCCTTCCAGTTTCCCTTCATGCAGAACGCTTTCTGGATCGTGCTGCTGGTCGCCCCACCCACGGCGCTGCTGTCGTGTTTTCTCGTGCTCAAAGGGTGGGCGCTGATGGGCGATGCGGTCAGTCACGCTGTGTTGCCTGGGGTGGTGCTGGCATGGATCACGGGGTTGCCGCTGATTGTAGGGGCCTTTGCCGCGGGCATGTCCTGCGCGATGCTGACCGGATACCTGAGCTATAACAGCCGGATCAAACAGGACACCGTGATGGGGGTCGTCTTTTCGGGCATGTTCGGGATCGGCATCATCATGTACACCTCGATCACCACGAACCAGCATCTGGATCACGTGTTGTTCGGCAATATGCTGGGCGTCGGCGCGCAGGATCTTTGGACGGCGGGGCTGATCTCGGCCTTTGTGACGGCGTTTCTGGTGCTCAAGTGGAAAGATCTGCTGCTGCACGCCTTTGACCCCGCACAGGCGCAGGCCAGCGGGCTGCACACGGGGGTCTTGCACTATGGGTTGCTGGCGGTGTTGTCGCTGACCATCGTGGCGACGCTGACGGCGACGGGGCTGATCCTTGCCGTGGCGTTGCTGGTCACACCGGGGGCGATTGCCTTTCTGGTGGTGCGCAGCTTTGGCCCGATGCTGATCGTATCTGTGCTGGTCTGCCTGTTGTCGATGTTCGCGGGCGTCTACGCCAGCTTCTTTCTGGATAGCGCACCGGCACCGACAATCGTGTTGATCCTGACGGTGATCTTTGTCCTCGCCTTCATCAACCGTTTGCTGGTGACGCGCCGCACCTCGCGTCAGGCGGCACGGGGGTAG
- a CDS encoding TetR/AcrR family transcriptional regulator: MHDTSTTAIRSDRLSALRTQMLAEAEITSVQNQSLIQSRREQICEAALSLFLEKGFAATTIRDICARSGVNQASIYDYIANKNDILRRLLNQLWFREDVSTLPIILLDENLSLEDAFEKYFRESWSMKRDGTLLAYRCVPHMQAEDRRALHAREFAVMKDLADQLAPRLGMHSDDQRLDIVANLMVFLSAFGPMRDWLIRDIPDEVILRTISAGAAAMVRSLADQTQT; this comes from the coding sequence ATGCACGACACATCCACGACGGCCATTCGCAGCGATCGGCTGTCTGCGCTGCGCACCCAAATGCTGGCAGAGGCGGAGATTACCAGCGTGCAGAACCAGTCGCTGATCCAAAGCCGCCGCGAACAGATTTGCGAGGCGGCCTTGTCGCTGTTTCTTGAGAAAGGCTTTGCCGCCACCACGATCCGCGACATCTGTGCGCGCTCGGGCGTCAATCAAGCCAGCATCTATGATTATATCGCGAATAAGAACGACATCCTGCGCCGCCTGCTGAACCAACTGTGGTTCCGCGAGGACGTGTCGACGCTGCCGATCATTCTGCTGGATGAAAACCTGTCACTCGAGGATGCGTTCGAGAAATACTTCCGCGAAAGCTGGTCGATGAAACGGGATGGCACGCTGCTGGCCTATCGGTGCGTGCCGCATATGCAGGCCGAAGACCGCCGTGCCTTGCACGCGCGCGAGTTTGCGGTGATGAAGGATCTGGCCGACCAGCTTGCCCCGCGTCTGGGAATGCATAGCGACGATCAACGGCTTGATATCGTTGCCAATCTGATGGTGTTCCTGTCAGCCTTTGGCCCGATGCGCGACTGGCTGATCCGTGACATCCCGGACGAGGTGATCCTGCGCACGATCTCGGCCGGTGCGGCGGCGATGGTCAGATCGCTTGCGGATCAGACGCAGACCTAA
- a CDS encoding Fur family transcriptional regulator, producing the protein MTHSADYKQLLREAGLRVTPQRTTIVSLLSETDDHPNVEDLYEKARRLDDTVSVATVYRTMSVLENAGLVRKLVLDDAPARYEMMPHTDHDHLVDVDSGDLVEIPGTEIATLLDRVAAEMGYELVSHHTVIRARKL; encoded by the coding sequence TTGACCCACAGCGCTGATTACAAGCAATTGCTGCGTGAAGCGGGCCTGCGGGTCACGCCACAGCGTACAACCATCGTGTCGCTGCTGTCGGAAACCGACGATCACCCCAATGTCGAAGACTTGTATGAAAAGGCGCGCAGACTGGACGACACCGTGTCTGTCGCCACGGTCTATCGCACGATGTCAGTGCTTGAAAACGCAGGGCTGGTGCGCAAACTGGTGCTGGATGATGCCCCTGCCCGCTACGAGATGATGCCCCACACGGACCACGACCATCTGGTCGATGTCGACAGTGGGGATCTGGTGGAAATTCCAGGGACCGAGATCGCGACGCTGCTGGATCGTGTCGCGGCCGAGATGGGCTATGAGCTGGTCAGCCACCACACGGTCATTCGCGCCCGCAAACTTTAG
- a CDS encoding metal ABC transporter substrate-binding protein: MAGVPAVAADFKVVTTFTVLADMAQQVGGDAAEVVSITKPGAEIHGYEPTPRDIVGAVDADLILWNGMNLELWFEQFISNLGDIPSATLTDGVEPISIGEGEYEGKPNPHAWMGLDNALIYVDNIAAAFAEHDPDNAATYAANAESYKQEIRDTITPLRDRIAQIPEDQRWLVTCEGAFSYLARDFGMKELYLWPMNADQTGTPQQVRKVIDSVRDNDIPVVFCESTVNTSPAKQVARETGAAYGGVLYVDSLSTAEGPVPSYLDLLRVTSQTVADGLDAGLK, translated from the coding sequence ATGGCGGGCGTGCCTGCGGTTGCCGCTGATTTCAAAGTCGTCACGACCTTTACGGTTCTTGCCGATATGGCGCAGCAGGTGGGCGGCGATGCGGCAGAGGTGGTATCGATCACTAAGCCGGGTGCGGAAATCCACGGCTATGAGCCCACCCCGCGCGATATCGTGGGCGCGGTGGATGCCGATCTGATCCTGTGGAACGGCATGAACCTAGAGCTGTGGTTCGAGCAGTTCATCTCGAACCTCGGGGATATTCCGTCGGCGACGCTGACCGACGGGGTGGAGCCGATTTCGATCGGGGAGGGGGAGTATGAGGGCAAGCCGAACCCCCACGCCTGGATGGGGCTGGATAACGCGCTGATCTACGTCGACAACATCGCGGCAGCTTTTGCCGAACACGACCCTGACAATGCGGCGACCTATGCCGCCAATGCAGAAAGCTACAAACAGGAAATCCGCGATACGATCACGCCCCTGCGGGACCGCATTGCGCAGATCCCCGAAGACCAGCGTTGGCTGGTGACCTGTGAAGGGGCGTTCAGCTACCTCGCGCGGGATTTCGGGATGAAAGAGCTCTACCTCTGGCCGATGAACGCCGATCAGACCGGCACACCGCAGCAGGTGCGCAAAGTCATCGATTCCGTGCGCGACAATGATATTCCGGTCGTTTTCTGTGAAAGCACGGTGAATACCTCGCCTGCAAAGCAGGTCGCGCGGGAAACCGGCGCGGCCTATGGTGGTGTGCTTTATGTCGATAGCCTCAGCACCGCCGAGGGGCCCGTGCCAAGCTATCTGGACTTGCTGCGCGTCACCTCGCAGACTGTCGCGGACGGGCTGGATGCAGGCCTGAAGTAA
- the hflC gene encoding protease modulator HflC, with amino-acid sequence MRKLNILIPVVVIAAVVALSSIFIVDERERALVLRFGQIKQVREDAGIGFKIPLLDEVVRYDDRILSLETPMIEVTPADDRRLEVDAFVLYRINSVRQFRQALGTDGGRQAEIQLNGILDGQIRAVLGSQGVTSNTILSPERSALMDQIRERSDARAQALGLDVVDVRLRQTNLPEQNFDATLQRMIAERDREATDERARGREAAQRVTALADRTYEEILSEARRDARITEGEADAERNKIFAQAYSKDAEFFEFYRSLSAYEQALKGENSTMVMSPDSEFFNYLKSDEGSRSQRATTTGTGN; translated from the coding sequence ATGCGTAAACTCAATATCCTCATCCCCGTGGTTGTGATCGCAGCCGTTGTCGCCCTGTCGTCGATCTTTATCGTGGACGAACGTGAACGCGCGCTGGTGCTGCGTTTCGGCCAGATCAAACAGGTGCGTGAAGACGCGGGCATCGGGTTCAAAATCCCGCTGCTGGATGAAGTCGTCCGCTACGACGACCGTATCCTGTCGCTTGAAACGCCGATGATCGAGGTCACCCCCGCCGATGACCGTCGTCTCGAAGTGGATGCCTTTGTGCTGTACCGCATCAACAGCGTGCGCCAGTTCCGTCAGGCCCTTGGCACCGACGGTGGCCGTCAGGCTGAAATCCAGTTGAACGGTATTCTTGACGGTCAGATCCGTGCGGTTCTGGGCTCGCAGGGGGTGACATCCAACACCATCCTGTCGCCCGAACGCTCTGCACTGATGGACCAGATCCGCGAACGTTCTGATGCGCGTGCGCAGGCGCTTGGTCTGGATGTGGTCGATGTGCGTTTGCGCCAGACCAACCTGCCAGAGCAGAACTTTGACGCGACCCTGCAGCGGATGATCGCTGAACGTGACCGCGAAGCGACCGATGAACGCGCCCGTGGCCGCGAGGCGGCGCAACGTGTCACCGCTCTTGCGGATCGTACCTACGAGGAAATCCTGTCGGAAGCCCGTCGTGATGCCCGTATCACCGAAGGTGAGGCCGACGCCGAGCGGAATAAGATCTTTGCGCAAGCCTATTCCAAGGATGCGGAGTTCTTTGAATTCTACCGCTCGCTCAGCGCTTACGAGCAAGCGTTGAAGGGCGAGAATTCTACCATGGTGATGTCGCCCGACAGCGAGTTCTTTAACTATCTCAAGTCGGACGAAGGCAGCCGCAGCCAACGCGCGACCACCACCGGGACTGGCAACTGA